A DNA window from Thalassospiraceae bacterium LMO-JJ14 contains the following coding sequences:
- a CDS encoding UxaA family hydrolase, protein MPKAPDFLVHEVADTVGVVVVETVKKGSGLEGWLMAKDSTLKMKSKDAIPLGHKIALNDIKKGDTIIKYGHDIGKAIANIAKGGHVHVHNVKTKRW, encoded by the coding sequence GTGCCCAAAGCACCAGATTTTCTTGTCCACGAAGTCGCCGATACAGTCGGCGTCGTCGTCGTCGAAACAGTCAAAAAGGGCTCCGGCCTTGAAGGCTGGCTGATGGCCAAGGACAGCACGTTGAAGATGAAGAGCAAGGACGCCATTCCGTTGGGCCATAAAATCGCGCTCAACGATATCAAGAAAGGCGACACTATCATCAAGTACGGCCACGATATCGGCAAAGCGATTGCCAATATTGCCAAGGGCGGTCACGTCCATGTCCATAACGTCAAGACGAAGAGGTGGTAA
- a CDS encoding Ldh family oxidoreductase: MARLSLSDLHDLAVEVLVASKTSPENAAAVARALIKADADGIPSHGVSRLPAYADQARAGKVDGFAVPDVTLPKTASVRVDAKSGFAYPAIEAGIDAALERIGETGIVGLAIGNSHHAGVAGHHVEPFADQGYLALGFTNSPAAIAPWGGSRAIYGTNPVAFACPLQGKPPIIADLSTSKVARGKIKLAADKGEAIPEGWAVDADGQPTTDAKAAMGGSLLPMGDAKGAALVMMVEILTATLTGSNHGFEASSFFDDKGPSPHIGQFFIVIDPAGFSGGAFENRMSVLAEAIQSQDGTRMPGARRFAIRETSAKDGVDIPDSLIDDLKVRAADHQ; this comes from the coding sequence ATGGCACGACTTTCCCTGAGCGATCTTCATGATCTTGCCGTCGAGGTTCTGGTGGCGTCCAAAACCTCGCCTGAAAATGCAGCAGCGGTTGCCCGTGCGCTGATCAAGGCGGATGCGGACGGTATCCCGTCGCATGGGGTTTCGCGCCTGCCGGCTTATGCGGATCAGGCCAGGGCCGGTAAGGTCGACGGTTTCGCGGTGCCGGACGTCACGTTGCCGAAAACGGCATCTGTCCGTGTCGACGCCAAATCCGGATTTGCCTATCCTGCGATCGAGGCCGGTATCGACGCGGCACTCGAGCGTATCGGCGAGACTGGTATTGTCGGACTTGCCATCGGTAATTCACATCATGCGGGTGTTGCAGGGCACCATGTGGAGCCGTTCGCGGACCAGGGGTATCTGGCGCTGGGCTTCACCAATTCTCCGGCTGCAATTGCGCCCTGGGGCGGCAGCAGGGCCATTTACGGCACCAATCCCGTTGCCTTTGCCTGTCCGCTTCAAGGCAAGCCGCCGATCATTGCCGATCTGTCGACGTCCAAGGTTGCACGCGGTAAAATCAAACTCGCCGCCGACAAGGGCGAAGCCATCCCCGAAGGTTGGGCGGTCGACGCCGATGGTCAGCCGACGACCGATGCCAAGGCGGCGATGGGCGGATCGCTCCTACCGATGGGGGATGCCAAAGGCGCGGCGCTGGTGATGATGGTCGAAATTCTGACAGCGACACTGACCGGCTCCAACCATGGTTTTGAAGCCTCGTCATTCTTTGATGACAAGGGGCCGTCGCCGCATATCGGCCAGTTTTTCATCGTTATAGACCCGGCCGGATTCTCAGGTGGAGCCTTCGAGAACCGTATGTCGGTTTTGGCCGAAGCCATCCAGTCACAGGACGGGACCCGGATGCCGGGCGCGCGCCGTTTCGCAATCCGGGAAACCTCGGCGAAAGACGGTGTCGATATCCCGGATAGTCTGATCGACGATCTCAAAGTGCGGGCTGCCGATCACCAGTAG
- a CDS encoding DUF934 domain-containing protein, which yields MPLLKGGMIVADDWVRIDEDADIANETAVVVSLERWLSEADTLRGRNAPVAVAIGNHQSPSQIVEDLETIDAVFLTFPAYTDGRAYSQARLLRQRYGYKGEIRATGNVLRDQYAFMQRCGFDAFEVADDADPAGWDKSTDAMSASYQTAADGAQAIWAKRHGMPSSV from the coding sequence ATGCCGCTGCTTAAAGGTGGGATGATCGTCGCTGACGATTGGGTGCGCATTGATGAAGACGCGGACATAGCCAATGAAACGGCTGTTGTGGTCAGCCTTGAACGCTGGTTGTCCGAAGCGGATACGCTGCGGGGCAGGAATGCCCCCGTCGCCGTGGCCATCGGAAATCACCAGTCACCGTCACAGATTGTCGAAGATCTCGAGACTATTGATGCCGTTTTCCTGACATTTCCCGCCTATACCGACGGACGTGCCTATTCGCAGGCGCGCCTGCTGCGTCAACGCTACGGATATAAGGGTGAAATTCGTGCAACGGGGAATGTACTGCGCGATCAGTATGCCTTCATGCAGCGCTGTGGTTTTGATGCGTTCGAGGTTGCCGATGATGCCGATCCCGCAGGCTGGGATAAATCGACGGATGCCATGTCGGCGTCATATCAGACGGCTGCCGACGGCGCACAGGCAATCTGGGCTAAGCGGCACGGCATGCCGTCATCGGTCTGA
- a CDS encoding hydroxyacid dehydrogenase: MTDIVITEFIDPGALERLKSEYNVHYDVDLWDQPDAIAEALQGATGLIVRNQTQVRGVVLEKADALKCVGRLGVGLDNIDTDACKAKGIAVFPATGANSDSVAELAIGGLFVMLRDAYHVTDEVIAGGWPRMRMMGREVAGKTLAIVGFGSIGKALAWRAKGVGMTVTAWDPYIDINDKVWSEHGVEPRADLEAVISDADAVSVHVPLNDETRDMFDAAAMSKMKPDALLFNLARGGIINEADLVSALKAGTIGGAFLDTFDVEPLSADNLFKDVPNLLLTPHAGARTVEADDRVSNMIADAVANCLRS; the protein is encoded by the coding sequence ATGACCGACATCGTCATTACAGAATTTATCGACCCGGGCGCGCTCGAACGCCTCAAATCCGAATACAATGTTCACTACGACGTTGATCTGTGGGACCAGCCGGACGCCATTGCCGAGGCTCTGCAGGGAGCGACGGGCCTGATCGTCCGCAATCAGACACAGGTCCGAGGCGTCGTTCTTGAAAAAGCCGATGCACTGAAGTGCGTCGGCAGACTGGGAGTCGGCCTCGACAACATCGATACCGATGCCTGCAAAGCCAAGGGGATCGCTGTTTTTCCGGCAACCGGGGCCAACTCCGATTCCGTTGCCGAACTTGCCATCGGCGGACTTTTCGTGATGCTCAGGGATGCTTACCACGTCACCGACGAGGTGATTGCCGGCGGTTGGCCGCGCATGCGCATGATGGGCCGCGAAGTGGCGGGGAAGACTCTCGCCATCGTCGGTTTCGGCTCTATCGGTAAAGCTTTGGCATGGCGCGCCAAGGGTGTCGGCATGACCGTGACGGCCTGGGATCCCTATATCGATATCAACGACAAGGTCTGGTCCGAACACGGTGTTGAACCTCGGGCGGATCTGGAAGCCGTTATCAGCGATGCTGATGCGGTGTCGGTGCATGTGCCGCTCAACGATGAAACACGAGATATGTTCGATGCAGCGGCGATGTCGAAGATGAAACCGGATGCCTTGCTGTTCAACCTGGCGCGCGGCGGCATCATCAACGAGGCGGATTTGGTTTCGGCCCTCAAGGCCGGCACCATTGGTGGCGCCTTTCTCGATACCTTTGACGTCGAACCGTTGTCAGCGGACAACCTGTTCAAGGATGTGCCGAACCTTTTGCTGACGCCGCATGCCGGTGCGCGCACCGTTGAGGCGGATGATAGGGTCAGTAATATGATTGCTGACGCGGTCGCAAATTGTCTCAGGAGTTGA
- a CDS encoding ABC transporter substrate-binding protein: MFIRHAIAVGIFTVMMAIAPQSASAAGDDFSEKAEKFIVTLADDAITKLTDTSITVEEQERRFSGIIHDYIAFKSIARWVLGGRYWRAASEEQRDRYLNLFEKLMISTYAHRFQKYSGETLEIAGVRNIDASQVLVQTTLQRPNAGKPLRVDWRVRGTEDKLKIIDIMVEGLSMAQTQRSEFSSVLRDNGGDVGALLSTLEERLESARAERMASTEEATKKP; the protein is encoded by the coding sequence ATGTTCATACGGCACGCGATTGCAGTGGGAATATTCACTGTGATGATGGCAATTGCGCCGCAAAGCGCATCGGCAGCCGGAGATGATTTTTCCGAAAAAGCGGAAAAATTTATTGTCACACTTGCGGATGATGCCATTACCAAATTGACGGACACGTCGATCACAGTTGAAGAGCAGGAGCGGCGCTTCAGCGGGATCATCCATGACTACATCGCATTCAAGTCGATCGCACGCTGGGTGCTGGGCGGACGTTACTGGCGCGCTGCCAGCGAGGAACAGCGGGATCGTTATCTGAACCTTTTTGAGAAACTCATGATTTCGACGTATGCACACCGTTTCCAGAAATATTCGGGCGAAACCCTGGAGATTGCCGGCGTGCGCAATATCGATGCCAGTCAGGTTCTGGTGCAAACGACGTTGCAGCGCCCGAATGCCGGCAAACCGCTCAGGGTAGACTGGCGGGTTCGGGGTACGGAAGATAAGCTCAAGATTATCGATATCATGGTTGAGGGATTGAGTATGGCGCAGACGCAGCGTTCAGAGTTTTCATCGGTTCTTCGCGATAACGGCGGCGATGTCGGTGCTCTGCTCTCGACCCTTGAGGAACGCCTTGAATCTGCCCGTGCCGAACGTATGGCTTCGACCGAAGAGGCAACGAAAAAACCGTGA
- a CDS encoding serine/threonine-protein kinase: MDKIGKYVIEAPLLETGFSDIYIARDPECEGYFALKVFHPKGNNIGENAKYGEDFWRARFVDEAGIMARFEHPHLIRVVDVGETEDGDPYFVMPFMQANLLFEIGEDAETPEEIEKLDRKWRPRALSPRRAVEIWRQMLDGLSALHEAGLVHRDIKPPNVLLDSKKQGRVKLCDFGMVKVPGAVGSRSGIWVGTLEYISPEQRKSATEVDVRSDVYSAGVVMYRMLSGRLPKQGRAPMRAGRFGIPQGLVDLIENCLQHRRRDRPSDAREVLQKLEEFVSDIQALPERSRIPLRTARIKVISKTS, from the coding sequence ATGGATAAGATCGGTAAATACGTGATCGAAGCGCCGCTTCTGGAAACGGGCTTTTCCGATATCTACATTGCTCGCGATCCAGAATGCGAAGGTTATTTTGCGCTTAAGGTATTTCATCCCAAAGGCAACAACATCGGTGAAAATGCCAAGTACGGAGAAGATTTTTGGCGTGCCCGGTTTGTTGATGAAGCCGGCATTATGGCGCGCTTCGAGCATCCGCACCTCATAAGGGTTGTCGATGTCGGGGAAACCGAGGACGGCGATCCTTATTTCGTGATGCCGTTCATGCAGGCCAATCTTCTGTTCGAGATTGGCGAGGATGCCGAGACACCTGAAGAGATCGAGAAACTGGACAGAAAGTGGCGGCCACGAGCTTTATCACCACGCCGCGCAGTGGAAATCTGGCGGCAAATGCTTGACGGCCTAAGTGCCTTACACGAGGCGGGGCTCGTACATCGGGACATCAAGCCGCCGAACGTGCTTCTCGACAGCAAGAAGCAGGGGCGGGTAAAGCTCTGTGATTTCGGCATGGTCAAGGTGCCGGGTGCCGTTGGGTCGCGGTCCGGCATCTGGGTTGGTACGCTTGAGTACATCAGCCCCGAGCAGCGCAAAAGCGCGACAGAGGTCGATGTGCGTTCCGATGTTTATTCTGCCGGGGTTGTTATGTACCGGATGTTGAGCGGCCGGTTGCCCAAGCAGGGCCGTGCACCCATGCGGGCCGGACGGTTCGGCATTCCGCAAGGGCTGGTGGATCTGATAGAGAACTGTCTGCAGCACCGCCGCCGAGACCGCCCATCCGATGCACGCGAAGTTCTTCAAAAACTTGAAGAATTCGTTTCCGACATACAGGCCCTTCCGGAACGAAGCAGGATTCCACTGCGCACAGCGCGTATCAAGGTCATCAGTAAAACATCCTAA
- a CDS encoding DUF2849 domain-containing protein, with amino-acid sequence MSVQLATANRLADGIVVFLGYDGEWTPHIDEARIAEREEDIAELVAEAEASPSVVGAYLIDAEIRLPEGQGRIVVPDSYREKIRAFGPSTHPAFAKKSVPEHFDPRTDVSAVFMDGI; translated from the coding sequence ATGTCGGTACAACTCGCCACAGCCAACCGCCTGGCGGACGGGATTGTTGTTTTTCTCGGCTATGACGGGGAATGGACACCTCACATCGACGAGGCACGCATTGCCGAACGCGAAGAGGATATTGCCGAGTTGGTGGCGGAAGCCGAAGCTTCGCCTTCCGTTGTCGGCGCATATCTGATTGATGCGGAAATTCGTCTGCCGGAAGGGCAGGGTCGGATTGTTGTGCCTGACAGTTATCGTGAAAAAATACGGGCCTTTGGTCCGTCGACCCATCCGGCCTTCGCTAAAAAATCGGTGCCCGAGCATTTCGATCCACGCACCGATGTCTCAGCTGTATTTATGGACGGGATATGA
- a CDS encoding nitrite/sulfite reductase gives MYQYDDFDQSFVSERVSQFRDQVARRMSGDLTEEEFRPLRLMNGLYLQLHAYMLRVAIPYGLLSSTQMRKLAQIARTYDRGYAHFTTRQNIQFNWPRLEDTPDILEELASVEMHAIQTSGNCIRNVTADQFAGVDPEELDDSRVWAELIRQWSSLHPEFSFLPRKFKIAVTGSPHDRTAVKFHDIGLILKRNAAGEAGFEVLVGGGLGRTPMIGRTVREFLPAAYLLSYLEAVLRVYNQLGRRDNKFKARIKILVHETGIEKLRDLVEAEWEGLKAEGIDLPDEELQRVRGHFTDPEYENISDQDHTFQVKQFENPTFGRWVRSNLAPHKKPGYAVVNISLKPIGGAPGDATAAQMEAIADLADEYSLGELRVAHEQNLVFADVKKSDVYALWQRLDEIQLSTPNLGLISDIIACPGLDYCSLANARSIPVAQRIQRRFADIKRQFDIGPLTLNISGCINACGHHHAGHIGILGVDRRGEEYYQLTLGGSADENAAIGKIVGPAFSSAEIVNAVEAVIETFLKLRKDSETFIDAYRRVGVTPFKKALFGEKQHAAA, from the coding sequence ATGTATCAATACGATGATTTCGATCAGTCTTTCGTTTCCGAGCGCGTCTCTCAATTCCGCGATCAGGTCGCGCGCCGTATGTCAGGAGATCTGACGGAGGAGGAGTTCAGGCCACTGCGCCTGATGAACGGACTGTATCTGCAACTCCATGCCTATATGCTGCGGGTCGCAATTCCCTATGGTTTGTTGTCTTCGACTCAAATGCGCAAGCTGGCGCAAATTGCGCGTACGTATGACAGAGGGTATGCGCACTTCACGACACGCCAGAATATTCAGTTCAACTGGCCTCGGCTGGAAGATACACCAGATATCCTTGAGGAACTGGCATCGGTGGAGATGCATGCTATTCAGACGTCGGGCAACTGCATCCGCAACGTGACCGCCGATCAGTTTGCCGGTGTCGACCCAGAGGAGCTTGACGATTCCCGTGTCTGGGCGGAGTTGATCCGCCAGTGGTCGTCGCTGCATCCGGAATTTTCCTTCCTGCCGCGTAAGTTCAAGATTGCAGTAACAGGCTCTCCACATGACCGAACCGCCGTGAAGTTTCATGACATCGGCTTGATCCTGAAACGCAATGCAGCAGGCGAAGCGGGTTTCGAAGTATTGGTCGGCGGCGGGTTGGGCCGTACACCGATGATCGGTCGAACGGTTCGAGAGTTTCTGCCGGCGGCATATCTGCTGTCTTATCTGGAAGCAGTTCTGCGCGTCTATAACCAGCTTGGGCGCCGCGACAATAAATTCAAGGCACGGATCAAGATCCTCGTCCATGAGACCGGGATCGAAAAACTCCGTGATTTGGTGGAAGCCGAATGGGAAGGCTTGAAGGCAGAGGGGATTGATTTACCCGATGAGGAACTACAGCGCGTCCGTGGTCATTTTACCGACCCCGAGTATGAGAATATATCCGATCAAGATCATACGTTTCAGGTCAAGCAGTTCGAAAATCCGACATTCGGTCGTTGGGTGCGCTCCAATCTGGCACCGCACAAGAAGCCGGGATATGCCGTCGTCAATATCTCGCTGAAACCTATCGGCGGCGCCCCCGGCGATGCAACGGCGGCGCAGATGGAGGCCATCGCCGATCTCGCCGATGAATATTCGCTCGGAGAGCTGCGTGTCGCCCACGAGCAGAACCTGGTTTTCGCCGACGTCAAGAAATCGGATGTTTACGCGTTGTGGCAAAGGCTCGATGAAATCCAGCTTAGTACGCCGAACCTGGGCCTGATTAGCGATATCATTGCCTGCCCGGGCCTTGATTACTGCTCGCTTGCCAACGCCCGCTCGATACCGGTGGCGCAGCGTATACAACGCCGCTTTGCCGACATCAAAAGGCAGTTCGACATCGGCCCGCTGACATTGAACATTTCGGGCTGCATTAATGCCTGCGGCCACCATCATGCCGGCCATATCGGTATTCTGGGCGTCGATCGCCGGGGCGAGGAATATTACCAGCTTACTCTCGGCGGCAGTGCCGACGAAAATGCGGCAATCGGTAAAATCGTCGGTCCGGCATTCTCGAGCGCAGAAATCGTCAATGCGGTGGAAGCCGTAATAGAGACGTTTTTGAAACTCAGAAAAGATAGCGAGACGTTTATCGATGCCTATCGTCGGGTCGGTGTAACGCCATTCAAGAAGGCACTATTCGGGGAGAAGCAACATGCCGCTGCTTAA
- a CDS encoding hydroxyacid-oxoacid transhydrogenase, translating into MFGPGCLSEAGSHAMALGLKKVALFTDKTLSASDHVGKVMKSLHAAGIDVALYDDVAVEPTDESFKTAAAFAQDGNFDGFVSVGGGSVIDTCKAANLYATYPADFLTYVNAPIGGGVPVPGPVKPHIACPTTSGTGSEATGITIFDLLSMKAKTGIASLHLKPTLGLVDPHVTHTLPKNVIAATAFDVLSHALECMTARPFTVRDKPQNPTARPYSQGGNPWSDLIAKEALKLVGEHMVAAVTDPDNMEAREYLMWASSLAGIAFGQAGCHLPHGMSYAVSGLVKDFRPEGYPQEAPIVPHGMSVILNAPSVFRLTGPHAPERHLAAYTCLGGTHDAGPTEAGEAVAEHLIAMMKATDIPNGLKGVGYSVADLDKLTDGAFPQKRLLGLAPCQIERDDLYKLFEGALSYW; encoded by the coding sequence GTGTTCGGCCCCGGCTGCCTGTCCGAAGCCGGTTCGCATGCGATGGCCCTCGGCCTGAAGAAAGTCGCACTGTTCACTGACAAGACACTTTCCGCATCCGATCACGTCGGGAAAGTGATGAAATCACTGCACGCTGCCGGCATCGATGTGGCCCTGTATGACGATGTCGCCGTGGAGCCGACGGATGAAAGCTTCAAAACTGCGGCGGCCTTCGCTCAGGACGGGAATTTCGACGGTTTTGTGTCGGTTGGCGGCGGATCGGTCATCGACACCTGCAAGGCCGCAAACCTTTACGCCACATATCCCGCCGACTTTCTGACCTACGTCAATGCCCCGATCGGTGGCGGCGTCCCCGTACCAGGGCCTGTTAAACCGCATATCGCCTGCCCCACGACTTCGGGTACCGGTTCCGAAGCAACCGGTATTACCATATTCGATCTGCTGTCGATGAAGGCAAAAACGGGAATTGCGTCACTGCATCTGAAGCCGACATTGGGCCTGGTCGACCCACACGTGACACATACGCTGCCGAAAAACGTCATCGCCGCAACGGCCTTCGATGTGCTGTCTCATGCGCTCGAATGTATGACGGCGCGCCCGTTTACGGTCAGGGATAAACCGCAAAATCCGACAGCTCGGCCCTATTCTCAGGGCGGCAATCCCTGGAGCGACCTGATCGCCAAGGAAGCGCTGAAACTGGTCGGCGAGCATATGGTCGCCGCCGTCACCGACCCGGATAATATGGAAGCGCGCGAATACCTTATGTGGGCGTCGTCTCTGGCCGGGATCGCTTTTGGCCAGGCTGGCTGCCATCTGCCGCATGGAATGTCATACGCCGTTTCCGGGCTTGTGAAGGATTTCCGGCCCGAAGGGTATCCTCAGGAAGCCCCCATCGTCCCGCACGGCATGTCGGTTATCCTGAATGCACCGTCCGTATTCCGCCTGACCGGGCCGCATGCACCGGAACGTCATCTCGCGGCGTATACCTGCCTTGGCGGCACCCATGATGCAGGACCGACCGAAGCCGGAGAAGCCGTGGCCGAACATCTGATCGCCATGATGAAGGCGACCGACATTCCGAATGGCCTCAAGGGTGTCGGATACAGCGTAGCGGATCTGGACAAGCTGACGGACGGCGCATTCCCGCAAAAAAGGCTGCTGGGCCTCGCCCCCTGTCAGATAGAACGGGACGACCTCTACAAGTTGTTCGAAGGTGCTCTCAGCTACTGGTGA
- a CDS encoding GntR family transcriptional regulator yields the protein MNDPFHRPAKQPLYVSVRDSVLERIGSGAWAPGDMLPSEFALADEFDVSQGTIRKALDDLAARNLVVRRQGKGTFIAAHTPERALFHFFHIVADDGVRELPTKSHVLSCRRRRADKDETEQLMLDRQDRVVEIRRIREMDGKTAMAETVCVPAEMFPDLDKRAIEEVPNELYQMYEERYGITVHRALERLRAVAASPEDASALGVKAGTPLLEISRIAETLGGRPVEMRKSRCLTDGRHYQSIIV from the coding sequence TTGAACGATCCGTTTCACCGGCCAGCCAAACAGCCACTTTATGTGTCGGTCCGAGATTCCGTACTTGAGCGGATCGGCTCGGGTGCCTGGGCACCCGGTGACATGCTGCCGAGCGAATTCGCCCTCGCCGACGAGTTCGATGTCAGCCAGGGCACCATTCGAAAGGCGCTCGACGATTTGGCTGCACGTAATCTCGTCGTCCGCCGCCAGGGCAAAGGCACATTTATTGCGGCACATACGCCTGAACGCGCCCTGTTCCACTTCTTTCATATCGTCGCTGACGACGGTGTCCGGGAGCTCCCGACAAAAAGCCATGTTCTGAGCTGCCGTCGCCGCCGTGCCGACAAAGACGAGACTGAGCAACTCATGCTGGATCGTCAGGACAGGGTTGTGGAAATTCGTCGTATTCGTGAAATGGACGGCAAGACGGCGATGGCTGAAACCGTCTGCGTACCGGCTGAGATGTTTCCTGATCTCGACAAGCGCGCGATCGAAGAAGTGCCGAACGAGCTTTATCAGATGTACGAGGAACGCTACGGCATTACCGTGCACCGTGCCCTTGAAAGACTCCGCGCAGTCGCGGCCTCACCTGAAGATGCCTCAGCTCTCGGTGTTAAAGCAGGCACGCCGCTGCTGGAAATATCACGGATCGCGGAAACGCTGGGCGGCCGTCCGGTGGAAATGCGTAAAAGCCGCTGCCTGACCGATGGCCGGCACTATCAATCGATCATCGTTTAG
- a CDS encoding UxaA family hydrolase produces MAAKKTKKAVAKAKSPVVPKLVEDAPLYIPEPDYLSVRKGRKPTFTGYRRENGRVGVRNHVVILPLDDLSNAACEAVANNVKGTMAIPHPYGRLQFGEDLDLHFRTLIGTGSNPNVAAVIVIGIETAWTQIVVDGIAKTGKPVAGYAIEQNGDHKVIWAASRQAKEFLHWASEKQRETCSIDELWVSVKCGESDTTSGLASNPTVGNFIDKMDSWGATTCFGETSEITGAEMVCATRGKTKAAGEKFMKTWQAYMDEVIEPFKTSDLSDSQPTKGNIEGGLTTIEEKAFGNLEKIGKKAKYVDVLGPAEDPAKGAGLYFMDTSSAAAECVTLQAAAGFVVHLFPTGQGNVVGNPIEPVIKLTANPRTVRTMREHIDYDCSGILRREMNLDQAGDGLIDITMRTCNGRLTAAEALGHRQFVLTKLYRSA; encoded by the coding sequence ATGGCTGCCAAGAAAACAAAGAAAGCCGTCGCGAAAGCAAAATCGCCCGTCGTTCCCAAGCTCGTTGAGGACGCGCCGCTTTACATTCCTGAGCCGGATTACCTTTCCGTTCGCAAGGGTCGGAAGCCGACCTTCACCGGGTATCGCCGTGAAAACGGTCGTGTCGGGGTTCGAAATCACGTTGTCATCCTGCCGTTGGACGATCTGTCGAACGCCGCATGTGAAGCAGTCGCCAACAACGTCAAGGGCACGATGGCTATCCCGCACCCTTATGGCCGTCTGCAGTTCGGCGAAGATCTCGACCTGCATTTCCGTACCCTGATCGGCACCGGTTCCAACCCGAACGTTGCCGCCGTGATCGTTATCGGTATTGAAACGGCCTGGACGCAAATCGTCGTCGACGGTATCGCCAAGACCGGCAAGCCTGTTGCCGGCTATGCCATCGAGCAGAACGGAGATCACAAGGTGATCTGGGCGGCGTCACGCCAAGCCAAGGAGTTCCTGCATTGGGCATCGGAAAAGCAGCGTGAAACCTGCTCGATCGATGAGCTTTGGGTTTCCGTGAAGTGCGGGGAATCCGACACCACATCCGGTCTCGCATCTAACCCGACCGTCGGGAACTTCATCGACAAGATGGATTCCTGGGGCGCCACGACATGCTTCGGTGAAACGTCTGAAATCACCGGTGCGGAAATGGTCTGCGCCACGCGCGGCAAGACCAAGGCGGCCGGTGAGAAGTTCATGAAAACCTGGCAGGCTTACATGGACGAGGTCATTGAGCCGTTCAAAACGTCCGATCTGTCGGACAGCCAGCCGACCAAGGGTAACATCGAAGGCGGTCTGACCACCATCGAGGAAAAAGCCTTTGGCAACCTGGAGAAAATCGGCAAGAAAGCGAAGTACGTCGACGTCCTCGGTCCGGCCGAAGATCCCGCCAAGGGTGCCGGTCTCTACTTCATGGACACGTCCTCGGCGGCTGCCGAATGCGTGACCCTGCAGGCGGCTGCCGGCTTCGTCGTGCATCTGTTCCCGACCGGGCAGGGCAATGTCGTCGGTAACCCGATCGAGCCGGTGATCAAGCTGACGGCAAACCCGCGGACGGTTCGCACCATGCGTGAACACATCGACTACGATTGCTCGGGTATCCTGCGCCGCGAGATGAATCTCGACCAAGCTGGTGACGGCCTGATCGATATCACGATGCGCACTTGCAACGGCCGTTTGACGGCGGCGGAGGCTCTTGGCCATCGCCAGTTCGTGTTGACCAAACTGTATCGCAGCGCTTAA